In Nicotiana tabacum cultivar K326 chromosome 19, ASM71507v2, whole genome shotgun sequence, one DNA window encodes the following:
- the LOC107761015 gene encoding E3 ubiquitin-protein ligase SIRP1: MDGRGASRYWCHQCSRRVDPTLEVELKCPICQQGFVEEMGSETALENDFGGSDSDRALSLWAPILLGMMSNPRRRSRFRHHLEFDSDDDDDHTREGGETELDPELASIMNRRRRNSTTILQLLQSIRAGMENADGENSREAGRDGEERVILVNPFNQTIIVQGSYDSDNNDRPIGSLGDYFIGPGLDMLLQHLAENDPNRYGTPPAQKEVVEALPAVKIDETMQCSVCLEDFEIGTEAKEMPCKHKFHSGCILPWLELHSTCPVCRHQLPSDESKVGNVTDNTNAAQSSDTRNENGRRFPVSLPWPLSGLFSSGTQSSNGNSSSTTTSSSGNANSNAHMHDD, encoded by the coding sequence ATGGATGGAAGAGGAGCATCAAGATATTGGTGTCAtcagtgttcaaggagggtggaCCCCACGTTGGAGGTGGAGTTAAAATGTCCCATTTGTCAACAAGGTTTTGTCGAGGAAATGGGATCAGAAACTGCCCTTGAAAATGATTTTGGAGGGTCTGACTCCGATCGGGCCCTATCACTTTGGGCGCCAATCTTGTTAGGCATGATGAGCAATCCTCGTCGTCGCTCTAGGTTTAGGCATCATCTCGAATTTGatagtgatgatgatgatgatcatACTCGTGAAGGTGGGGAGACAGAACTTGATCCTGAGCTGGCATCTATAATGAATAGGCGGAGGAGGAACTCCACCACTATTCTCCAGCTCTTGCAAAGTATTCGAGCTGGAATGGAGAATGCTGACGGTGAAAATAGTAGGGAGGCAGGTAGGGATGGCGAGGAGCGTGTGATACTTGTAAATCCATTCAATCAAACCATCATTGTGCAGGGTTCTTATGATTCGGATAATAATGACCGACCCATTGGCTCATTGGGTGATTATTTCATTGGTCCTGGTTTAGACATGTTGCTGCAACATTTGGCTGAGAATGATCCGAATAGGTATGGTACTCCACCAGCTCAAAAAGAGGTTGTAGAGGCGTTGCCCGCGGTGAAAATTGATGAGACGATGCAGTGTTCCGTGTGCTTGGAAGACTTTGAGATTGGGACTGAAGCCAAAGAGATGCCTTGTAAGCACAAGTTTCATAGCGGGTGTATCTTACCGTGGTTGGAGCTTCATAGTACCTGTCCAGTCTGTAGGCATCAGTTACCCTCTGATGAATCAAAAGTTGGGAATGTAACTGATAACACAAATGCTGCTCAGAGTAGTGATACAAGGAATGAAAATGGTCGACGTTTTCCAGTGTCGCTTCCATGGCCTTTGAGTGGTTTGTTTTCATCAGGTACCCAATCTAGTAATGGAAATTCATCATCAACGactacttcttcatcaggaaatgCAAACTCAAATGCTCATATGCATGATGATTAG